Proteins from one Halovivax limisalsi genomic window:
- a CDS encoding enoyl-CoA hydratase/isomerase family protein: MGTIRVEHHEEDPIATVVISNPERRNAISREDAQALADAFREIDADDSVRAAVLTGEGDAFCAGIDVTSVEGEPTADLIDRSFHAAVREIATCSVPVVARLDGPAVGAGASLAVACDLVYADADARIGFSFVRIGLTADTGATWLLPRLVDTQTAFELLASGRILDAPEAADLGLVTETTTDLDAVVDDRVTDLANGPTRAISSIRRLVRRASSNTLEEQLEAEARAQLEAYHTADSSEGMAAFLEDREPAFEGR; this comes from the coding sequence ATGGGCACCATTCGCGTCGAGCACCACGAGGAGGACCCGATCGCGACGGTCGTCATCTCGAACCCGGAGCGACGAAACGCCATCTCCCGCGAGGACGCGCAGGCGCTCGCGGACGCGTTCCGCGAGATCGATGCCGACGACTCGGTGCGTGCGGCCGTCCTGACGGGCGAGGGCGACGCCTTCTGTGCCGGCATCGACGTCACGTCCGTCGAGGGCGAACCGACGGCGGACCTGATCGATCGCAGCTTCCACGCGGCCGTCCGCGAGATCGCCACCTGCTCGGTCCCCGTCGTCGCGCGACTCGACGGACCGGCCGTCGGCGCCGGCGCTTCGCTCGCCGTCGCCTGCGACCTGGTCTACGCCGACGCGGACGCGCGAATCGGCTTCTCGTTCGTTCGGATCGGGCTGACGGCCGACACCGGCGCGACGTGGTTACTCCCCCGACTCGTCGACACCCAGACCGCGTTCGAACTGCTGGCCTCCGGGCGGATCCTGGATGCGCCGGAGGCGGCCGACCTCGGCCTCGTGACGGAGACGACGACGGACCTCGACGCGGTGGTCGACGACCGCGTGACGGACCTGGCGAACGGGCCGACGCGGGCCATTTCGTCGATCCGTCGCCTGGTGCGTCGCGCGTCCTCGAACACCCTCGAAGAACAGCTCGAAGCCGAGGCCCGCGCCCAGCTCGAGGCCTACCACACCGCCGACTCGTCGGAGGGGATGGCCGCGTTCCTCGAGGACCGCGAGCCGGCGTTCGAGGGCCGATAA
- a CDS encoding heavy metal translocating P-type ATPase produces MEGDTPDPSCAYCGRPIESGTGETAGAGDREGDRFCSPGCSRLDERLPADCGRSPKSAPSDSIGGTETPTDGSTDGDGGAPTGSEPASSRELTYLRVDGMHSPHCEDYLEAVATSHDAVVDASASYVTETVRVECDPERIDADALADRLTRLGYTAYQRGEDGEATGGRAGRPSQANRIPAGSDPARTPAGAGHSRAADSSTGGPSDGAVETGPSNRDTDTGRVAPADATGRSYRDRERSGLRGRRHEDMLEVRYVVGVVFGSFLLLPYLTLFYPTYLADFVTWGPISLFADAAPELNTNGLAFFLALTGAVVVLTGAPLLRGAVVAIRLRKPNAHLLATLPILAAIGYSTIAIFDGRYDLYFDFPILVAALVMGAIYWEAGVKRDAFAHLSDLTRSSVSHARRYGDDGSTAVVSTDALDPGDRILVRRGERIPVDGTLAEGECTVEEAVVTGESLPRVKRAGDAVIGGSAVTSGAAVVDVGESTTSRFERLTRTVWDLQSARHGAAVAADSLAARLLPAVVAVAALAGAAALVLGGDATTALRWLSLAVVVATPWALAFATPISVASTIREAADAGIVVFDETVFERLRAVDTVVFDKTGTLTTGEMVVHDAEGPTDALEAAAALERRAAHPAGAAIVDAFGRGGAGEDPEAGDADSRGASDGRSRTDGGRVAADDAPRVEDFETHPTGVGGVVDGESVLVGHPRLFASQGWSVPESIEASVETAREAGRLPVVVGRDGRAAGLVVVGDREREGWTETVDALGDREVIVLTGDDESGTAFLAAHDGVARVFAGVSPAAKTETIRRLGREGRVAMVGDGTNDAPALAAADLGVSLGGGTALAADAADLALARDDLAGVERAFALAERDRTRRRGNLVLAAGYNAIAIPAALVGAMNPLVAALAVGATASAIVGYSWFRSR; encoded by the coding sequence GTGGAAGGGGACACGCCGGACCCGTCGTGCGCGTACTGCGGCCGACCGATCGAGTCCGGGACTGGCGAGACCGCCGGCGCAGGCGACCGCGAAGGCGACCGCTTCTGTTCGCCCGGCTGCAGCCGCCTCGACGAACGACTGCCGGCCGACTGCGGTCGATCGCCGAAATCGGCCCCTTCGGATTCGATCGGCGGGACCGAGACGCCGACCGACGGTTCGACGGACGGGGACGGCGGTGCCCCGACCGGATCCGAACCGGCGTCGAGCCGCGAACTGACCTACCTTCGCGTCGACGGGATGCACTCGCCCCACTGCGAGGACTACCTCGAAGCCGTCGCGACGAGTCACGACGCGGTCGTCGACGCCAGCGCCAGCTACGTCACCGAGACCGTCCGCGTCGAGTGCGACCCCGAGCGGATCGACGCCGACGCCCTCGCGGATCGCCTCACCCGGCTGGGCTACACCGCATACCAGCGCGGCGAGGACGGGGAGGCGACGGGCGGGCGAGCCGGGAGGCCGTCGCAGGCGAACCGGATCCCGGCGGGGAGCGACCCGGCTCGCACCCCCGCCGGCGCCGGCCATTCACGCGCAGCCGATTCGTCGACCGGCGGCCCGTCGGACGGCGCTGTCGAGACCGGCCCCTCGAACCGCGATACCGACACCGGGCGCGTCGCGCCGGCGGACGCGACCGGGCGATCCTACCGGGACCGGGAGCGGAGCGGGCTGCGCGGCCGTCGCCACGAGGACATGCTCGAGGTGCGCTACGTCGTGGGGGTCGTCTTCGGATCGTTCCTGCTGTTACCCTACCTGACGCTGTTTTACCCGACGTACCTCGCCGACTTCGTCACCTGGGGGCCGATCTCGCTCTTCGCCGACGCGGCGCCGGAACTGAACACCAACGGGCTCGCGTTCTTCCTCGCCCTGACCGGCGCCGTCGTCGTCCTGACCGGAGCGCCGCTGCTCCGCGGGGCCGTCGTCGCGATCCGCCTCCGGAAGCCCAACGCCCACCTGCTCGCGACGCTGCCGATCCTCGCGGCGATCGGCTACAGCACGATCGCGATCTTCGACGGGCGCTACGACCTCTACTTCGACTTTCCGATCCTGGTCGCGGCGCTGGTCATGGGCGCGATCTACTGGGAGGCGGGCGTCAAGCGCGACGCCTTCGCCCACCTGAGCGACCTCACGCGCTCTTCGGTCTCGCACGCCAGGCGCTACGGCGACGACGGGTCGACGGCCGTCGTCTCGACCGACGCGCTCGATCCCGGCGATCGCATCCTCGTCCGCCGGGGCGAGCGGATCCCGGTCGACGGCACGCTCGCCGAGGGCGAGTGCACCGTCGAGGAGGCCGTCGTCACGGGCGAGTCGCTCCCCCGGGTCAAGCGCGCCGGCGACGCGGTGATCGGCGGTTCGGCGGTCACGAGCGGCGCCGCCGTCGTCGACGTCGGCGAGTCGACGACCAGCCGCTTCGAGCGCCTGACGCGGACGGTCTGGGACCTCCAGAGCGCCCGACACGGGGCGGCCGTCGCGGCCGATTCGCTCGCCGCCCGGCTCCTCCCGGCCGTCGTCGCCGTCGCCGCCCTCGCCGGCGCGGCCGCGCTCGTCCTCGGTGGCGACGCGACGACGGCGCTCAGGTGGCTCTCGCTCGCCGTCGTGGTCGCGACGCCCTGGGCGCTCGCGTTCGCGACGCCGATCTCCGTCGCCTCGACGATTCGCGAGGCCGCAGACGCGGGCATCGTCGTCTTCGACGAGACGGTCTTCGAGCGCCTGCGCGCCGTCGACACCGTCGTCTTCGACAAGACGGGGACGCTGACGACCGGCGAGATGGTTGTCCACGACGCGGAGGGGCCGACCGACGCGCTCGAAGCCGCTGCAGCGCTCGAACGCCGGGCCGCCCACCCCGCCGGCGCGGCGATCGTCGACGCGTTCGGGCGGGGCGGGGCCGGCGAGGATCCGGAGGCCGGGGACGCCGACAGCAGGGGCGCGTCCGACGGGCGATCCCGCACGGACGGCGGACGCGTCGCGGCGGACGACGCCCCGCGGGTCGAGGACTTCGAAACCCACCCCACGGGCGTCGGCGGCGTCGTCGACGGCGAGTCGGTCCTGGTCGGCCACCCCCGATTGTTCGCCTCGCAGGGCTGGTCGGTGCCCGAGTCGATCGAGGCGAGCGTGGAGACGGCGCGCGAGGCCGGTCGATTGCCGGTCGTCGTCGGCCGCGACGGTCGCGCCGCGGGACTGGTCGTCGTCGGCGACCGCGAGCGGGAGGGATGGACGGAAACCGTCGACGCGCTCGGCGACCGCGAGGTGATCGTGCTCACCGGCGACGACGAGTCGGGGACCGCGTTCCTCGCGGCGCACGACGGTGTCGCGCGCGTCTTCGCCGGCGTCTCCCCCGCGGCCAAGACGGAGACGATCCGCCGACTGGGTCGCGAGGGCCGGGTCGCGATGGTGGGCGACGGCACGAACGACGCGCCCGCGCTCGCCGCCGCGGACCTCGGCGTCTCGCTCGGCGGCGGCACGGCGCTCGCGGCCGACGCCGCGGACCTGGCGCTGGCCCGCGACGACCTCGCCGGCGTCGAACGCGCGTTCGCCCTGGCCGAGCGCGACCGGACGCGCCGACGCGGCAATCTGGTCCTCGCCGCGGGCTACAACGCGATCGCGATCCCGGCCGCGCTCGTCGGCGCGATGAACCCGCTCGTCGCCGCGCTCGCGGTCGGCGCGACGGCGTCCGCGATCGTCGGCTACTCCTGGTTTCGGTCGCGGTGA
- a CDS encoding ABC transporter permease, protein MDLLTLLRKEALSVRRNLGLFVVLLLLIPAMLSGVTGVYQQTIPEDIPVGVAPASAETTDDELDAASLGVRYFASPVTYDSPAAAREALQREEVYLLIEVPPDLVVEGESANFTVVSDRTIVPFAEPANVSVSIMNSNLDGQLAADVEVHHERLNEQRVLTEYMMAAALVLFVFVYAMVFLPYQLRNERLVLDRLQTTSRLETVIASKLLFYGALAVVPTLTVGLVGRWMGFDMAVLSPLSLASVFLTFLFLGSVGLAVLFAMGMRRSALFVDVGFVFALAGLSSLVYPVGFFSSTRKAISRSLPTHYATITTRSGMLRDAPAALYADYLAFLVGAAVVGLVALAGSIAVYKRRR, encoded by the coding sequence GTGGACCTGCTGACGCTCCTGCGGAAAGAGGCGCTTTCCGTCCGTCGCAATCTCGGGCTGTTCGTCGTCCTGTTACTCCTGATTCCGGCGATGCTCTCGGGCGTCACCGGCGTCTATCAGCAGACGATCCCGGAGGACATCCCGGTCGGCGTCGCCCCGGCGAGCGCGGAGACGACCGACGACGAACTCGACGCGGCGAGCCTGGGCGTTCGATACTTCGCGTCGCCGGTGACGTACGACTCGCCGGCGGCCGCGCGCGAGGCGCTCCAGCGCGAGGAGGTGTACCTGCTGATCGAGGTGCCGCCCGACCTCGTCGTCGAAGGCGAGTCGGCGAACTTCACGGTCGTCTCCGATCGGACGATCGTCCCCTTTGCCGAGCCGGCGAACGTCTCGGTCTCGATCATGAACTCGAATCTCGACGGCCAGCTGGCCGCCGACGTCGAGGTCCACCACGAGCGACTCAACGAGCAGCGCGTCCTGACGGAGTACATGATGGCGGCCGCGCTCGTGCTCTTCGTCTTCGTCTACGCGATGGTGTTCCTGCCGTACCAGCTTCGCAACGAGCGGCTGGTGCTCGACCGGCTCCAGACGACCTCGCGGCTCGAGACCGTGATCGCCAGCAAGCTGCTGTTCTACGGCGCGCTGGCGGTCGTCCCGACGCTCACCGTCGGGCTCGTCGGCCGCTGGATGGGCTTCGACATGGCGGTCCTGTCGCCGCTGTCGCTCGCGAGCGTGTTCCTGACCTTCCTGTTTCTGGGCAGCGTCGGGCTGGCGGTTCTCTTCGCGATGGGCATGCGCCGGTCGGCGCTGTTCGTTGACGTCGGATTCGTCTTCGCGCTCGCGGGGCTGTCGAGTCTGGTCTACCCCGTCGGGTTTTTCTCGTCGACGCGTAAGGCGATCTCCCGCTCGCTGCCGACCCATTACGCGACGATCACGACCCGGAGCGGCATGTTGCGCGACGCGCCGGCCGCCCTCTACGCCGACTACCTGGCGTTCCTGGTGGGTGCGGCGGTCGTCGGCCTCGTCGCCCTGGCCGGTTCGATCGCGGTCTACAAACGGAGGCGCTAA
- a CDS encoding sulfite exporter TauE/SafE family protein has protein sequence MSAIAAVADGTGGTLLQAGPTATITENADLAVFLVIGLLAGAHCLGMCGPLVTAYGDRMSAAKSGRRQDDLSLFEVRQHLLFNLGRATSYALVGALAALLGALAFASTDATIAMGDRVRGVVGVLVGVAILASGLYYVRGQAGVPGHDLPLIGTVFARVSGALTSRIDRLAAGPGIVLLGGLHGFLPCPIIYPAYLYAFALGDPLRGGLSLFVLGLGTIPTLFVYGTLLSSIGSRTRVRLHRALGAAFLVLGYVPLQHGLMSFGIHLPHVPLPFYQPL, from the coding sequence ATGAGCGCGATCGCGGCGGTCGCCGACGGGACGGGCGGGACGCTGCTGCAGGCCGGCCCCACCGCGACGATCACCGAGAACGCGGACCTGGCGGTCTTCCTCGTGATCGGGCTGCTCGCGGGGGCCCACTGCCTGGGCATGTGCGGGCCGCTGGTGACCGCCTACGGCGACCGGATGTCGGCCGCGAAATCGGGTCGCCGGCAGGACGACCTCTCGCTCTTCGAGGTGCGCCAGCACCTGCTGTTCAACCTGGGTCGGGCGACGAGTTACGCCCTCGTCGGCGCGCTGGCCGCCCTGCTCGGCGCCCTCGCGTTCGCCTCGACGGACGCGACGATCGCCATGGGCGACCGCGTGCGCGGCGTCGTCGGCGTCCTCGTCGGCGTCGCGATCCTGGCCAGCGGCCTCTACTACGTGCGCGGGCAGGCGGGCGTCCCGGGTCACGACCTCCCGCTGATCGGGACGGTCTTCGCGCGCGTCTCCGGCGCCCTGACGAGCCGGATCGACCGCCTCGCCGCCGGCCCCGGGATCGTCCTCCTCGGCGGCCTGCACGGCTTCCTGCCGTGTCCGATCATCTATCCAGCCTACCTCTACGCCTTCGCCCTCGGCGACCCGCTTCGCGGCGGCCTCTCGCTGTTCGTCCTCGGACTCGGGACGATCCCGACGCTCTTCGTCTACGGCACCCTCCTGAGTTCGATCGGCTCGCGCACTCGGGTCAGACTCCACCGCGCGCTCGGCGCGGCGTTTCTCGTCCTCGGCTACGTCCCCCTCCAGCACGGCCTGATGAGCTTCGGCATCCACCTTCCCCACGTCCCGCTGCCGTTCTACCAGCCGCTGTGA